The Hypomesus transpacificus isolate Combined female unplaced genomic scaffold, fHypTra1 scaffold_308, whole genome shotgun sequence sequence cccccccctcaccacaggAAGTCTCCGGAAAgggcaagaagaagaaagagaagaagtcGAAAAAGagcaagaaggagaagaagaaaaaggggaaaagggagaagaagagcGCAGTGGGGGGTGATGGGTCCAGCAACAGCTCAGCGGTCAGACCTCATTACACTCATGATGAAAAATGTATCCTTCTGCCACGCGATGCAGTTAATAAGTTGTTGTGTttacgttctctctctctccctgccaggATTCTGAGGACGAATGGGTGGAGTCTCAGGCCCAGACGGAGGCCCCAGTCAAAGCCTGGAAGATTCCTACTGACACCAAGCCCACAGAGAGCACCTCTCTCCCAGCCGCAAACAACCAGGTGGGTTGGACCGTGTGCGCGTTTGATGTGCCTccacagagacaaagaggaggtCAATAGAATTCTACTACTCTCATCAATACTGGGCCCTGACCCCAATCCCTCGTCAGAGAGACTGATGCAAACAAATAGAGAAAAAACTCACTACACACAGCCAGTTAAGTAAGCCTCATATTAGTAATCATAGTTCCAATAATAGTcgacctgtgtggatgtcaGCTTGTTGTGCATCCCagagtacactcacacacacgcacacacacacacacacacacacacacattctcacacacacacacacattcacacatgcacacacattcacacacactcacacatttggGTGCATTAGTGTCGTTCAATGCACATCGATCAGTGTTGTACTCGGGAGTTCTGACCCAAAATAACTAGGTTTCTATGGAGGTCAGAGTATTTTGAAGACTGATATTGATCATTGATTTGCTATGCTCTgatgcccctctcctctcttgacTGCTGGGTTCCTCTCGGcgttctgcttctctttgtctcttctcCCACTGATGATCATCTTTTTCCCGCCGCTCATCCTGGTTGCAGAGAGATGAATGGATGACCTTTGACTTCCTGACAATGAAAACCACGTCCACCACTGAGAAGAGGGCGGAAaaggagaggcagaaagaggagcagagagagaaggaacgcCTCGTGGaacaggtgggtgtgtgtgtgtgtgtgtgtgtgtggtatttgACTGAAAGACAAGTACTGATATTACTTGaccatattgtgtgtgttttcccaggCTGGCCTCCACAAGTTAGAGCTGAACCCCTTCTGGAAGGACGGGGGGAGCGGCCTGCCCACGGAGGCCAACACCAACACTGCGGTACAGAAAGGTGAACACCCGGTCCTGAAACGTAACCCAACCCTGAGTGCCCTGAACACCCCCCCATCTACCCTTCCCAGTTCAAAGCGATGCTGGTTGCTTTCAGGACTACCCCTTTAATCTTCTCCAgactgttctccctccctctttcgctccatcctcccctcactccctcctccctcactccctccctccctcaccccctcactcactccctccccccctccttcctcactccctcattcactcccccccaccccctcactccctccccccctctctccctccctcactcactccccccctccctcactccctccccccctccctcactccctcctcctatTTAAGGTCGTCTCAGCCCTTGTCTCCTCCCTATACACTAAACACTCTGTGTACCTTCACCTCTTTGAAATGTAGAGACCCGTTTAAACTTTTGATCTCACGTCCCAtccctcacgctctctctctctctctttatgatTTATGTTTACTGCCTCTGCACCCCTGTGCTAACTTGCTGAACTCCTCTACCCATAACCCTCCTCTGCACCACCGACAGGGCAGCTTATCTCCTGGTTTTAGAGATGGtgttctttacacacacactcaaacagccAGAGTAGCTTGATGCACTGCCAACCTCCCGACCCTCACTGTAAATCTGTCCCAATATTACAGGAGGCGcaaggggcggggaggggggcgggggggcggggaggcaAGGGGGGCGGGGAGGCGAGGGGGGCGGGGACAAGGAGAGAAGAGACGGGGTGATTGGAGGGAGGATGTGCATGATTGCAaatgggggaaggaggagagagagagagctcaaaAAGGGAACTGACAGGAGGAGAGTGCAGATAAAATAAAAAGTTGTGTTGGTGAAAGAGATTGAAAAAGAGACTGACTCAGGGATTTAGAGAGGCTGATGCAGGAACTAGAGAGCAAAGAGGAAGACAAAGGAGAGACGCCCTAAGCTGAcagcagaagtgtgtgtgtgtgtgtgtgtgtgagagagagagagagagagagagagagagagagaggggcttatCTCTACCCAGTATGCATGTTATTTTCTCCCCCAGGAGAAGGTATGTCTCTCCGGTAAGCTCTCTCCAACAGCATGGCATAATAAGCAGACTGAagtaccaccacacacacacacacacacacttggattCATCTCTGTAAATTGTATGCCAGAAAGGAATAGTGTTTACCTCATCATGCTGAATTTGATTGATTGGGGTCATAGAGAGGTATGTTTAGggaaagtgtgcgtgtgtgtgtgtgtgtatgtacacacGATAAGGCAGTTAGTTTCACTCACAACTGCATTGGATCATTCTAAAAGTCCCCTGATTATTAGTTGTGTGGCAGGGTCCATTCTCTGTATGGAATCAATCTGGATCTTTGATGTGAAATGTCCTTATTTAGAGACAAACTCAGGGGAGACACAAATAGCTGGTCTCTCCGGTCAGGTGCATGATGGGATGCCTGTGAAATGAAGGAGCAGAGGTTTCCCACAGAGGAGTTTAACTGTAGCTTTCCTCCTTCCTcgactccctctcttctcctgccttctccctgtcctccccctgacctccccctgacctcccccccccaactctcatcctcctcttcccccttccttgtccctctgacctcccccctcccctcccccccccccccctccccagctgcGATCGTAGATGACGGGGGACTGAGCTGGTTGAGGAAGAGCTTCCAGAGGATGAaggagcaggcagagagagagcagcgcaGCCTGGACGCTGTGGTTTCCGAGAGATACGGagtgagatacacacacacacacacagacacacagaaacacagacacacacggaggcacgcacacacacacacaggcacacacacacacgcatgccacCTGTGTATACATTCTGACAAGCAAACATACACATGCCGTTTATTTAGTACATTGTGATACACACCGACACTTTGGCTCTAATACTTTCTTGCAGACTTAATGCGCattgcgtacacacacacactcgctcacactctcactcacacactatcTCCTTGGTTAAGTCTCTCCCTGCAGTGTCAGCATTTGTGTCTAAAGTCGACAGGAGAAATCTTTCCGCTTGTCAGAAACAGAGGCACATACCGCTATGCACCATGGGAAATTActgctcacctgtgtgtgtgtgtgtgcgcgcgtgtgtgctctTGGGTGCGTGCATGTTTCACTCCCTGTAGTCCATGGAACAGTTTCAAAAGAGGTTGGATGAGGCTGAGAGAGCGGTttatggagagaagagaggagagagtgaggggatgtggagagggggaagaggggggtggaggagaggaggaggaggaagaggaggagaggaggggatgcagagggggggaagaggggggtggagaggagatgatgagggAAAGGgcaaagagaggtggaggagaagagagggagatgggataGACGGAGAGAGTTGGAGGAGACCGAATGTGGAGCGTGGCTGTCCGGttagggatgaagagagggatagcagaagagaggagagagggagggacagagatagagagagtcaAGGGCAGAGAGATGTGGAGCGTGATAGAGgttgtgatggggagagagagagggagagatacagggatagagaaagagagaggtttggagacagagcgagggatagagacagagaaagagagagggatggagacagagagagggatggagacagagagagagatggagacagagaaagagagagggatggagacagagagagagatggagacagagaaagagagagggatggagagagagagagagacagtgacagaccCAGGGGAGCTCCAGACAGGCCCCAACACAAAGACCGCCGAGCCCAACGAGAGGGCTCCCCTCCTGGGTGGGGCCGGTCCCAAACGCCCCTCTCCCTTGGATCTCTGAAAAGCCGCTTCCTCAAGCCCTGTGAGGATGAGGACGATGAGAGAGGTGAGTAGAGGCCTGCAGAGGGAACATTCCAGATCTTCCAGACTGTGTTCCCCAacacctcttctcctctccaggtCCGTCCCCAGCTTCCACCAAACCCCCCGCAACCTTCCTCAAACCCAGCTCCGATGATGAGGCTCCAGACCAGAGGACAGCCAGACCAgcctggaggaagggaggctcAAGGCAGGAGCCTgttcctggagaaccagaccaggagCAAGCCACGCCCTCTCCACACGAAGATCCACGCGACAGCAAAGCTGCTGTGGCCTCACCCAGGTTAGAAAACGATCAAAAGGCTCCATTGGTAAAAAGAAACGAACAAAAGAAATGAAATGAATACATCTCCCCTCTAATCTGattctcctgtctgtcctcatGGTCGATCCCTCCTGAGAATGTCTTTAGATATCATCCATTAGTCTTCCTGGCCCAGTTTGAGTCGAGCCTTCAAGCTGTGCTCTTAATGGTCAGGCTGACCTCATCCCCAAGATGGAGGAGCCCACAAGATCCTCTGAATATCTGAACTCTGCACCCTCACTCATTTATACTCTTCTTCAAGTTGAAGaggttggacacacacacacattctttctctcttcactctctctctgtctctctctctctctctgtctctctctctctctctgtctctctctctctctcctcctgaccctATCTGCTCTTTGAAGAAACTTTCCCATTTCTTCATCCTGATTTTAGAACGACCTCACAGATGTTTctcgtcctccttctcctcccatcTTTAACCGCAGTCGCTCTCCTCGTCCACCTGGCAGCCAGTCATCCGGGGTCACTTGATCTCTGTTATCACTTCACGCACCATCAAACATCGAAATGATGTGTTCATATACCACTAGCctactttctcttcctcctctctctctctctctctctctctctctctctctctctctctctctctctctctctctctctctctctctctctctctctctctctctctgtctctctctctgtctctgtctctgtctctctctgtgtctctctcatatccacatttaccccccccccccccctgttcctcACCATCATTAGCTTAGTCATTAAGGTAAACCTGAAAGCCCCCAAAAAACCTTGGGCATGAAATGAATCTTTTGTTTCGTACCAGATGGAAATGAGGCTAttaggctgggggggagggagggagggtgggagggggtaggggggctTCAGGGACAGAGTAATGCTCCTGCCTCTCAGGGAGAACTAAGTGGAACACAGCCTGTTGGGGGATTGATTTTGGAGCTGGCGTTCTCTGGGACAGCTTCTTGATGAATGCTCGGATCCCTTCACTCGGCAAAGGGCATCCTGGGGCCCGAATAGAAGTGCGACCCAGAGCCCTGCTTACTCACGTCCTCCTGTATGCCCCTCCTCCCAGGTCAGAGTCCTGCTCACTCACGTCGTCCCCCCAGGTCAGAGCCCTACTCATGTCCTCCCCACAGGTCAGAGCCCTGCtcgctcacctcctccccccaggtcagagcCCTACTCATGTCCTCCCCACAGGTCAGAGCCCTGCtcgctcacctcctccccccaggtcagagcCCTACTCATGTCCTCCCCACAGGTCAGAGCCCTGCtcgctcacctcctccccccaggtcagagcCCTACTCATGTCCTCCCCACAGGTCAGAGTCCTACTCGCTCACATCCTCCCCACAGGTCAGAGCCCTGCtcgctcacctcctccccccaggtcagagcCCTACTCATGTCCTCCCCACAGGTCAGAGTCCTACTCGCTCACATCCTCCCACCAGGTCAGAGCCCTGCtcgctcacctcctccccccaggtcagagcCCTACTCATGTCCTCCCCACAGGTCAGAGTCCTACTCGCTCACATCCTCCCACCAGGTCAGAGCCCTGCtcgctcacctcctccccccaggtcagagcCCTACTCATGTCCTCCCCACAGGTCAGAGTCCTACTCGCTCACATCCTCCCACCAGGTCAGAGCCCTGCtcgctcacctcctccccccaggtcagagcCCTACTCATGtcctccccccaggtcagagcCCTGCTCGCTCACGtcctccccccaggtcagagcCCTGCTCGCTCACGtcctccccccaggtcagagtCCTGCTCACTCACGtcctccccccaggtcagagtCCTGCTCACTCACGTCCTCCCGCCAGGTCAGAGTCCTGCTCGCTCACGtcctccccccaggtcagagtCCTGCTCGCTCACGtcctccccccaggtcagaATCCTACTCTCTCACGTCCTCCCCCCATGTCAGAGCCCTGCTCGCTCACGtcctccccccaggtcagagcCCTGCTCGCTCACGtcctccccccaggtcagagcCCTGCTCGCTCACGtcctccccccaggtcagagcCCTGCTCACTCACGtcctccccccaggtcagagcCCTGCTCGCTCACGtcctccccccaggtcagagcCCTGCTCACTCACGtcctccccccaggtcagagcCCTGCTCGCTCACGTCTTCCCCCCAGGTCAGAGTCCTGCTCGCTGACGTCCTCTCCCCAGGTCAGAGCCCTGCTCGCTCACGTCCTCCTGTATGCCCTTCTCCCAGgtcagagagtgagagtgaggaagaggaggtgctGCTGCTGTCAGATGAGGAGATGAACAGATTGGGGGCCAAGCTGGTCAAGGCGGAGATCATGGGCAACACGGTGAGGTCATCCAGCCAGGAGGCTGTCAAATACATCATGCTGGCTATCAAATACATCATGCTGGCTATCAAATACATCATGCTGGCTATCAAATACATCATGCTGCCTATCAAATATGTCATGCTGGCTATCAAATACATCCTAAAGTCTAACAAATGCATCCTAAAGTCTAACAAATGGATCACACAGGCTGTGAACTTCACCACACAATCTATTAAATACATCATGCATTTTGTTACATATGCAAGcatcatatatatatacgtaATGGCACCAAACACAAATTCATTAGTAAATAGTTATTGAGCAGATGTACACGAGTAACTATCCATCTGGATGCTGTTCagactccctccctcatctacacacacaccagtttaaCTCTGttcaaactccctccctcatatacacacacaccagtttaaCTCTGttcaaactccctccctcatctacacacacaccagtttaaCTCTGttcaaactccctccctcatctacacacacaccagtttaaCTCTGttcaaactccctccctcatctacacacacaccagtttaaCTCTGttcaaactccctccctcatctacacacacaccagtttaaCTGACCATTTGAGATGTCAGATGGAGGATTGATGGACTTCTGTGTGCCAGCGATAGTTAAGTGCCTTTTAACAGTGAAGCACTTGGCTCCTGTATCTAGAAGAAGAACTACTTTGGCATCTGTCACTCACGACCATTtttaagtggtgtgtgtgtgtgtggtgaagggCCAGAGAGCCTGTCAGTAGTCAATAAAACaagaccgacacacacacacacacaccgtccctAGTGGCTTCCTCTGTTGTTTTCCCTTATTAATGTATGCACTTCTCACAGAGAaatgtaaacacagacacaaacagagagagagagagacagagaaggagacaaagacacagacacatcgtCATGATCTGTGTCCGATAGTGTCATCTGTTAGTCAACAGCCAGTTATAAATAgtcttctctctgccccctcacacacacacaaacacacacacatcagtaccTGAAAACAAGTCACTGTCACAGAATTGACCCTTTTACAGCACTAGGCACTGTGCATGTGTTGAACCTGTGCTGAGGTGTCTGTGTTCATGTTCCTCAGAATCTGTGCTGAGGTGTCTGTGTTCATGTTCCTCAGAATCTGTGCTGAGGTATCTGTGTTCATGTTCCTCAGAATCTGGTGGATAAACTGAAGCAGCAGCTGGAGTCGGCTCGTAAAGCCAGAGAGAGCCACCACGCACGGAGAGCAGCGATGGGCcagaaggtgagggagggagggagggatacagaCTCTTACCATTCACTACATGGAACAAAAAGGCAGTTCAGCTTGATCtcttgtctctctatctccctctctttctgtctctgtccctttctcactccccctctgGGTGAATCCCTGCTGCCTGGCCAGTAGAGTTATTCACTCCTCTGTTGATGTTTACATGTTCTGCCTTCCTAGATTTATACCTGAGAGTTAGACCTACACGAACAGACACGCGTGCACACAGAAAAGTGAACCTTAAAATGCACAGCTAAATCTAGGCTCAGCTGCAAGTGTGTTCCGACCTCAGTCAGGACGTTGTTCTCTAAACACAGaggccatctctctcttttattacGCAACTGGCTCAAATCAAGCGGCTTATTGCACCTTTTAAAAATCAACCAGACTCATGAACACTTAACTGGGGCTGAAGGTGatctttcatcctctcctcttcctctttctccttctctctctcggcctctttctctctctctctcgacctctctctctctctctctctcttggcctctctctcttccctgtaaACAGTGTTCTCTCTTGTACCTGTCCACTGCCTCTGACCTCTCAGGTTTAGTGTCTTGCGTCTCCTAGTGTGTTCTGGTCCTGTGCTATGGTTGTCATAGTAACCCACGTGCCGCCATGATTCCAGGTACCGGGTCAGAGCGAGGAGGATCAGGAAGTGCTTTTGTTCAGGACCGACCAATCGGGTCGTGCTTGGCCGGTTAACGGCCCCTCTGGAACTCAGAAGCCCCATGGAGGACGCAGGAAGAAgaaggcggtgagagagagtgtgtgtgtgtgggagagagaaagagacagagagagagagagagagagacagagagagagagagagagagagagacagagagagacagagagagacagagagagacagagagagacagagagagacagagagagacagagagagacagagagagacagagagagagtctccAACTTTGTATGGGTGACCAGAGGTTTGGTTGTTTGTAGTGTGAGATACagatatagatgtgtgtgttttatgtgatCAGTATGTGTGAGATGAAACATGACAGTATCGTCTGTCTTGACTTGCCCAGGATTGAAACAAATTGAATGAGTtacatcaatacacacacacacatacagtgccctccaaaagtattggaacagtgaggccaattcctttatttttgctgtagactgaaaacatttgggcttgacatcaaataatgaacgtgagaccagagatcaacgtttcagcttttatttccaggtatttacatcaggatctgatgcacaactaagaaaatatcacattttgtttgaatccacccatttgtcatgtgatcaaaagtattggaacagatatacttaaaacatatttaagtgaataagacttaatatttagttgcaaatcctttgctttcaataactgcagcaagtctgtgacccattgacgtcaccaaacttttgcattcttcctttttgatgctttcccaggctttcactgcagcctctttcagttgttgtttgttttgtggggttcctcccttcagtctcctcttaagcaggtaaaatgcatgctctatagggtttaagtctggagattgacttggccagtctaataccttccatttcttgcccctgatgaactcctttgttgttttggcagtgtgttttgggtcgttatcttgctgcatgatgaaggctctgccaatcagtttggttgcatctttccttaaattggcagacaaaatgtttctgtagacttccgagttcattttgctgctgccatcatgtgttacatcctcaatgaagattaatgagcccgtcccagaagaagccatgcaagcccaagccatgacattacctccaccgtgtttcacagatgagcttgtgtgttggggatcatgagcagttcctttctttctccaaactttaacctttcc is a genomic window containing:
- the cwf19l2 gene encoding CWF19-like protein 2 — its product is MAAFGGSFESANNIEDKKEYKRKARQEVLEKAKQQYEREERKKELKRQRGEDTWMLPEVDLRLQEIEQEVSGKGKKKKEKKSKKSKKEKKKKGKREKKSAVGGDGSSNSSADSEDEWVESQAQTEAPVKAWKIPTDTKPTESTSLPAANNQRDEWMTFDFLTMKTTSTTEKRAEKERQKEEQREKERLVEQAGLHKLELNPFWKDGGSGLPTEANTNTAVQKAAIVDDGGLSWLRKSFQRMKEQAEREQRSLDAVVSERYGSMEQFQKRLDEAERAVYGEKRGERGEEGMQRGGRGGWRGDDEGKGKERWRRREGDGIDGESWRRPNVERGCPVRDEERDSRREERGRDRDRESQGQRDVERDRGCDGERERERYRDRERERFGDRARDRDRERERDGDRERDGDRERDGDRERERDGDRERDGDRERERDGERERDSDRPRGAPDRPQHKDRRAQREGSPPGWGRSQTPLSLGSLKSRFLKPCEDEDDERGPSPASTKPPATFLKPSSDDEAPDQRTARPAWRKGGSRQEPVPGEPDQEQATPSPHEDPRDSKAAVASPRSESESEEEEVLLLSDEEMNRLGAKLVKAEIMGNTNLVDKLKQQLESARKARESHHARRAAMGQKVPGQSEEDQEVLLFRTDQSGRAWPVNGPSGTQKPHGGRRKKKAIETHQDGERVRYFQDDDGVGLQEMVRREKMSSAQDQNALYSRMAGKMMGKTDGDNYTLDDMFVSSAAQREGEGRDEERMRARAVQEHRRLAATMDRCQHCFSNPELQKHLLIAIGSKAYLSLPSGMSMAEGHCLIAPLQHHCSATGLDEDVWTEMQGFRRALVRMFESQEEDCVFMETHMNLKRRQHMVMECIPLPRELGDMAPIYFKKAIMECDEEWAMNKKVVDLSSKDIRQAVPRGLPYFAVDFGLQGGFAHVIENELKFPHYFGKEIVGGMMDLEPRRWRKPIRENFDDQRKKVLQFSQWWKPFDCTKTST